Proteins encoded in a region of the Candidatus Poribacteria bacterium genome:
- a CDS encoding sigma-70 family RNA polymerase sigma factor, with the protein MTYPQKFATAYTESELEQIDEDALVNRFKDGDTEAFNPLFLKYEKKIYNLMYQRVRDRETAKDLCQEVFLKAFKALPNFKGGSAFYSWIYRIAINCSIDFQRQCNRSKLLTFEELPLDADDVLTMMDSHPSPEKLLEEKELGKMIRKAVRKLPPGQRRVFNLRHRRELAIKEIAVLLNRSEGTIKTHLHHAHRRLQDMLLPYLRNEPLEWHGEI; encoded by the coding sequence ATGACTTATCCGCAGAAATTCGCCACCGCGTACACAGAATCGGAGCTTGAACAGATTGACGAAGATGCGCTTGTCAATCGGTTTAAGGATGGGGACACAGAGGCTTTTAATCCCCTTTTCCTCAAATATGAAAAGAAAATTTATAACCTCATGTACCAGCGAGTTCGCGATCGGGAGACAGCAAAAGACCTTTGCCAAGAGGTCTTTCTGAAAGCGTTTAAAGCACTGCCCAACTTCAAAGGTGGCTCCGCGTTTTACAGTTGGATTTACCGGATTGCTATCAATTGCAGCATCGACTTTCAGAGGCAGTGTAACCGTAGTAAACTTCTTACGTTTGAAGAATTACCACTTGATGCGGACGATGTCCTAACAATGATGGATTCTCACCCATCGCCTGAGAAACTCCTTGAAGAAAAGGAACTTGGTAAAATGATTCGAAAGGCAGTGCGGAAACTTCCGCCGGGTCAGCGTCGCGTTTTCAATCTACGACATCGGAGAGAGCTCGCGATTAAAGAGATAGCAGTGCTGCTAAACAGGTCGGAAGGCACCATTAAAACACACTTGCACCATGCACATCGGCGGCTCCAAGATATGCTGCTTCCTTATTTACGAAACGAACCACTGGAGTGGCATGGAGAAATTTAG
- a CDS encoding ATP-binding protein, with product MRRYSIQTKIVLPFLLLFACVTVFVPLLTVELFAWKYSEQFTSETQGWLDTIVETGFIREDSEKVKKAYSVEIMVFGSDYTLNDSTLVGLSDAERDWTNLAKKMRLSEVKKHFQEADGPPFTHDVTLAGKPYKVFYLSINPGRFYCLLRPMDKIAEAKRTLTWYMLGIAVLVMALIAFISYRIGKNLTNPIKILVDSTTRVATGDLDEQCEIKTHDEIGDLAAAFNQMTQDLKQSRDQLIQAERLATAGKMSASFAHEIRNPLSSMRMLAQMLMQKSEMSQEQHQQSLRYILEEIERIDTIVKGLMDFARPSTLDLKQQSLAPVLQSVLDLMEANLAHHKIQLVLDLLPETPEIQFDSDKLKQAFMNVVLNAMEAMPQGGVLKVSTLMEDDSVCIKVVDTGVGIPEEDLEYLFEPFFTRKTRGTGLGLANVKRILEEHGGSVEMDSTPDEGTQVSLWLPL from the coding sequence ATGCGTCGGTATAGCATTCAAACCAAAATTGTTCTTCCATTTCTGCTCCTTTTTGCTTGTGTCACTGTCTTTGTGCCGTTGCTAACCGTTGAGCTTTTCGCGTGGAAGTACAGTGAGCAGTTTACAAGTGAAACCCAAGGCTGGCTCGACACCATCGTAGAAACTGGGTTTATTCGGGAAGATAGTGAGAAGGTCAAGAAAGCATATAGTGTAGAAATTATGGTTTTCGGTTCCGATTACACGCTTAATGATAGCACATTGGTTGGGCTTTCCGACGCTGAGCGAGATTGGACAAATTTAGCGAAAAAGATGCGGCTGAGTGAGGTAAAAAAGCACTTCCAAGAAGCGGATGGCCCCCCTTTCACGCACGATGTAACGCTCGCTGGAAAGCCTTATAAAGTTTTTTATCTTTCAATCAATCCTGGACGTTTCTACTGCTTGTTGCGTCCGATGGATAAGATCGCCGAAGCGAAGCGAACCCTGACGTGGTATATGTTAGGCATCGCTGTTCTCGTTATGGCACTGATTGCTTTCATCAGTTATCGTATTGGGAAGAATTTGACGAATCCGATTAAAATTTTGGTCGATTCTACGACTCGCGTCGCAACAGGCGACTTGGATGAGCAGTGTGAGATTAAAACACACGATGAAATCGGTGATCTTGCTGCTGCATTTAATCAGATGACGCAGGACCTTAAGCAGTCAAGAGACCAGTTAATTCAAGCGGAACGGTTGGCGACAGCAGGAAAAATGTCTGCCTCGTTTGCCCACGAGATTCGTAATCCGTTGTCGTCGATGCGGATGTTAGCACAGATGTTAATGCAGAAATCTGAAATGTCGCAGGAACAACATCAACAATCTCTCCGCTATATCCTTGAGGAAATTGAACGGATTGACACCATAGTTAAAGGGTTGATGGACTTCGCGCGTCCTTCGACCCTTGACCTGAAGCAACAATCCCTCGCGCCTGTCCTACAATCTGTTTTGGATTTGATGGAAGCCAACTTAGCACATCACAAAATCCAGTTAGTCTTAGACTTGTTACCTGAAACCCCAGAAATCCAATTTGATTCAGATAAATTGAAGCAGGCGTTTATGAATGTGGTCTTGAATGCAATGGAGGCGATGCCGCAGGGTGGTGTATTGAAGGTGTCTACACTTATGGAAGACGACAGCGTGTGCATAAAGGTTGTGGACACTGGCGTTGGAATACCAGAGGAAGATTTAGAATATCTGTTTGAACCGTTCTTTACCCGAAAAACGAGAGGGACAGGACTTGGATTGGCGAATGTCAAGCGGATTCTTGAGGAACACGGTGGTAGCGTAGAAATGGACAGCACGCCGGATGAAGGGACACAAGTATCGTTGTGGTTGCCGTTGTAA